A window from Cryobacterium sp. SO1 encodes these proteins:
- a CDS encoding adenosine deaminase, giving the protein MTVAKWPVAELHVHIEGTLETELLVALARRNDVALPSYDPDVLRELYRFTDLQSFLDIYYANLAVLRTEADFYDLGMAYLTRASAAGVRRAEIFFDPQTHLANGIQLDVVFGGLTRSLVDARETFGISADLILCFLRHLGGQAALETLEAAIPFLDQFIGVGLDSAEVGFPPSLFTEAFAKAEALGLRRVAHAGEEGGPDYVHEALDLLGVERVDHGIRAVEDPRLVEILRERQIPLTVCPLSNVCLRATPTLGAHPLPAMLAAGLLVTISSDDPAYFGGYVDDNLDALQNEFGLDHAQMATLARNSFRAAFLPEAEKRRHIEAVEEHLEGLLRLTSGA; this is encoded by the coding sequence ATGACCGTTGCCAAGTGGCCCGTCGCGGAACTGCATGTGCACATCGAAGGCACGCTCGAAACCGAGCTGCTCGTGGCGCTGGCCCGTCGCAACGACGTGGCTCTGCCGAGCTACGACCCCGACGTCCTGCGTGAGCTGTACAGATTCACCGACCTGCAGTCGTTTCTTGACATCTACTACGCCAATCTGGCGGTGCTGCGCACCGAGGCCGATTTCTACGATCTCGGGATGGCGTACCTCACCCGTGCCTCCGCAGCGGGAGTTCGCCGGGCCGAGATCTTCTTCGACCCGCAGACGCACCTGGCCAACGGCATCCAGCTCGACGTCGTTTTCGGCGGACTCACCCGCTCCCTCGTTGACGCCCGTGAGACCTTCGGCATCTCCGCGGACCTCATCCTGTGCTTCCTCCGCCACCTCGGCGGCCAGGCCGCGCTGGAGACTCTGGAGGCCGCCATCCCGTTCCTCGACCAGTTCATCGGCGTGGGCCTGGACTCCGCCGAGGTCGGTTTTCCGCCGTCGCTCTTCACCGAGGCCTTCGCCAAGGCCGAGGCACTCGGACTCCGCAGGGTGGCGCACGCCGGCGAAGAGGGCGGCCCCGACTATGTGCACGAGGCCCTGGACCTGCTGGGTGTCGAACGGGTCGACCACGGCATCCGCGCCGTCGAAGACCCCCGCCTTGTGGAGATCCTGCGCGAGCGGCAGATCCCGCTCACGGTGTGCCCGCTCTCGAATGTGTGCCTGCGTGCGACCCCGACGCTTGGCGCGCATCCGCTGCCCGCCATGCTCGCCGCCGGCCTGCTGGTCACCATCAGCAGCGACGACCCGGCCTACTTCGGTGGCTACGTCGACGACAACCTCGATGCCCTCCAGAACGAGTTCGGCCTGGACCATGCGCAGATGGCAACGCTGGCGCGCAACTCGTTCCGGGCAGCGTTCCTGCCCGAAGCTGAGAAACGCCGACACATCGAGGCCGTGGAGGAGCACCTTGAGGGGTTGCTGCGACTAACCTCGGGAGCATGA
- a CDS encoding bifunctional proline dehydrogenase/L-glutamate gamma-semialdehyde dehydrogenase, giving the protein MSKPLPNVQQDLGAEVVTLVTKWLADSATIPADVSAERLAGVLKDPNGLDFTVGFVDGVMRPEDVMVAGYNLQRVAKLAPAFLPPVLRGAIGVGGVMGPVLPWVVIPAARKVLRQMVGHLVVDATAEKLGPTIEALKESGNRLNINLLGEAVLGEKEALSRLAGTRELLARDDVDYVSIKVSSIASQLSMWAFDEAVDRVVERLTPLYELAAASPTPKFINLDMEEYRDLDLTIAVFERILDQPRLQNLEAGIVLQAYLPDALGALQGLTQWAHARRAGGGAAIKVRLVKGANLAMEHVDATVHDWPLATYASKQDTDTNYKRVLNWALTPQNTDAVRIGVAGHNLFDVAYAHLLAQQRGVDDRIEFEMLLGMATSQAEAVKKDVGRLLLYTPVVNPAEFDVAISYLIRRLEENASEENFMSAVFELSDTPALFEREKQRFLDSLAALQIAPGAPGGTVLVPSPNRDQDRSLVAPLEPLPDADTPPLTTPPADADDPNLTAMVLGLTRGSVSRSRSVLGGFHNEPDTDPSLPENRAWGRAILARVETSMLGKESIKNARIDDADRLDEVIATVTAAGEAWAQKPGIERAQVLHRAGLALAANRDRLIEVMASETGKTIAEGDPEVSEAIDFAHYYAAQARELDAVQGAIFVPSKLTVITPPWNFPVAIPAGGVLAALAAGSGVIIKPATLAQRTGAVMVEALWEAGVPRDLLALVDLPDRALGSRLLAHPAVDRVILTGAYETAELFRGLREDLPLLAETSGKNAIIVTPSADLDLAAADVIKSAFGHAGQKCSAASLVIVVGSVARSTRFLGQLVDAATSLRVGRPADPDSQMGPIIEPADGKLLHALTELGAGESWLVEPKLLDDDLETGVGQLWSPGIRSGVTPGSYFHLTEFFGPVLGVMHARNLGEAIRYQNAVDYGLTSGLHSLDADEIAQWVDTVQAGNLYVNRGITGAIVQRQPFGGWKRSAVGPGCKAGGPNYLFGLGGWVTDPGRNSSTLHLRGLEQRITDLIEASQPSLPYEDFDVLRRSALSDALAWREEFDVVADVSALGLERNLFRYRALPVTVRLGEDGSLALLLRVIAAGLVSKSRFIVSSALPVPPKVRAVLAPRDIPVIIESDEEWLIRAADGGISTSRVRLIGGDPQTGAAAAATAFAHALRGSPDIAVYAHPVTQSGRVELLPFLREQAISITAHRFGNPSTLTDEVI; this is encoded by the coding sequence ATGAGCAAACCCCTTCCGAACGTGCAGCAGGACCTCGGTGCGGAGGTCGTGACCCTGGTCACCAAATGGCTGGCTGACAGTGCGACCATCCCCGCCGACGTGTCCGCCGAGCGGCTCGCGGGGGTGCTCAAAGACCCCAACGGGCTCGACTTCACCGTGGGTTTCGTCGACGGCGTGATGCGGCCGGAAGACGTGATGGTCGCCGGCTACAACCTGCAGCGGGTGGCCAAGCTCGCCCCGGCCTTCCTGCCGCCGGTGCTCCGCGGCGCCATCGGCGTCGGCGGCGTGATGGGCCCTGTGCTGCCCTGGGTCGTGATCCCGGCAGCCCGCAAGGTGCTGCGCCAGATGGTCGGCCACCTTGTGGTGGATGCGACGGCCGAGAAGCTCGGCCCCACCATCGAGGCGCTGAAAGAATCGGGCAACCGGCTCAACATCAACCTGCTCGGCGAAGCCGTGCTCGGCGAGAAGGAGGCGCTGAGCCGCCTCGCCGGCACCCGTGAACTGCTGGCACGGGACGACGTGGACTACGTCTCGATCAAGGTCTCCTCGATCGCCAGCCAGCTGTCGATGTGGGCCTTCGACGAGGCCGTCGACCGGGTCGTCGAACGCCTGACCCCGCTCTACGAGCTCGCTGCGGCCTCACCGACGCCGAAGTTCATCAATCTCGACATGGAGGAGTACCGCGACCTCGACCTGACCATCGCGGTCTTCGAGCGCATCCTCGACCAGCCCCGCCTGCAGAACCTCGAGGCCGGCATCGTGCTGCAGGCCTACCTGCCGGACGCCCTCGGCGCGCTGCAGGGCCTCACCCAGTGGGCGCACGCCCGTCGGGCCGGCGGAGGCGCAGCCATCAAGGTGCGGCTGGTCAAGGGCGCCAACCTCGCCATGGAGCACGTCGATGCGACAGTGCACGATTGGCCGCTGGCGACCTATGCCAGCAAGCAGGACACCGACACCAACTACAAGCGCGTGCTCAACTGGGCGCTCACCCCGCAGAACACTGACGCGGTCCGCATCGGCGTGGCCGGGCACAACCTCTTCGACGTGGCCTACGCCCACCTGCTGGCCCAGCAGCGCGGCGTTGACGACCGTATCGAGTTCGAGATGCTGCTGGGCATGGCCACCAGCCAGGCCGAGGCCGTGAAGAAGGATGTCGGCCGGCTGCTGCTCTACACCCCGGTGGTGAATCCGGCAGAGTTCGACGTGGCGATCAGCTACCTCATCCGCCGCCTCGAGGAGAACGCCAGCGAGGAGAACTTCATGTCAGCGGTGTTCGAACTCTCGGACACCCCGGCCCTCTTCGAACGGGAAAAACAGCGCTTCCTCGACTCCCTCGCCGCACTCCAGATCGCGCCGGGAGCCCCGGGCGGGACCGTCCTCGTACCGTCGCCGAACCGCGACCAGGATCGTTCGCTGGTCGCGCCGCTCGAGCCCCTGCCCGACGCCGACACCCCGCCGCTGACAACGCCGCCGGCCGATGCCGACGACCCCAATCTCACCGCGATGGTGCTCGGGCTCACCCGCGGTTCGGTGTCCCGGAGCCGGTCGGTCCTCGGCGGCTTCCACAACGAACCAGACACCGACCCGTCCCTCCCGGAGAACCGAGCCTGGGGACGCGCCATCCTGGCCAGGGTCGAGACGTCGATGCTGGGCAAGGAGAGCATCAAGAACGCCCGCATCGACGACGCCGACAGGCTCGACGAGGTCATCGCCACTGTCACCGCGGCCGGCGAAGCCTGGGCGCAGAAGCCCGGCATCGAGCGGGCCCAGGTGCTGCACCGCGCCGGCCTCGCCCTGGCCGCCAACCGCGACCGCCTGATCGAGGTGATGGCCTCCGAAACCGGCAAGACCATCGCCGAGGGTGACCCCGAGGTCAGCGAAGCCATCGACTTCGCGCACTACTACGCCGCACAAGCCCGCGAGCTCGACGCCGTCCAGGGCGCCATCTTCGTGCCGTCCAAGCTCACCGTCATCACGCCGCCCTGGAACTTCCCGGTGGCCATCCCGGCCGGTGGTGTGCTCGCCGCCCTCGCCGCGGGCTCCGGCGTGATCATCAAGCCGGCCACCCTCGCCCAGCGCACCGGTGCCGTGATGGTCGAGGCGCTCTGGGAGGCTGGAGTGCCCAGGGATCTCCTCGCCCTCGTCGACCTGCCCGACCGGGCGCTCGGCAGCCGGCTGCTTGCCCATCCCGCTGTGGACAGGGTGATCCTCACCGGCGCCTACGAGACCGCCGAACTGTTCCGCGGCCTGCGGGAGGACCTCCCGCTGCTGGCCGAGACCAGCGGCAAGAACGCCATCATCGTCACCCCGTCCGCCGACCTCGACCTGGCCGCCGCCGACGTGATCAAGAGCGCCTTCGGCCATGCCGGCCAGAAGTGCTCGGCCGCCAGCCTGGTGATCGTGGTCGGCTCCGTCGCCAGGTCCACCCGGTTCCTGGGGCAACTGGTGGATGCCGCCACGTCGCTCCGCGTGGGGCGGCCCGCCGACCCGGACAGCCAGATGGGCCCGATCATCGAGCCTGCCGACGGCAAGCTGCTGCACGCGCTCACCGAACTCGGCGCCGGCGAGAGCTGGTTGGTCGAGCCGAAACTGCTCGACGACGACCTCGAAACCGGGGTCGGGCAACTGTGGTCGCCCGGCATCCGCAGTGGCGTCACGCCCGGCTCGTACTTCCACCTGACCGAGTTCTTCGGCCCGGTCCTCGGCGTCATGCACGCTCGCAACCTCGGGGAAGCCATCCGCTACCAGAACGCGGTGGACTACGGACTCACATCCGGGCTGCACTCGCTCGACGCCGACGAGATCGCCCAGTGGGTCGACACGGTTCAGGCCGGCAACCTCTATGTGAACCGCGGCATCACCGGAGCCATCGTGCAGCGGCAGCCGTTCGGCGGCTGGAAGCGCTCGGCGGTCGGTCCCGGGTGCAAGGCCGGCGGTCCCAACTACCTGTTCGGGCTGGGCGGCTGGGTCACCGATCCCGGACGCAACAGCTCGACCCTGCACCTGCGCGGCCTCGAGCAGCGCATCACCGATCTCATCGAGGCCTCCCAGCCGTCGCTGCCCTACGAGGACTTCGATGTGCTGCGCCGGTCGGCGCTCAGCGATGCCCTCGCCTGGCGCGAAGAGTTCGACGTGGTCGCCGACGTTTCCGCGCTCGGTCTGGAACGCAACCTGTTCCGGTACCGCGCGCTGCCCGTCACCGTGCGGTTGGGCGAGGACGGCAGTCTGGCCCTGCTGCTGCGTGTGATCGCGGCGGGCCTGGTGTCCAAGTCCAGGTTCATCGTCTCCAGCGCGTTGCCGGTTCCCCCGAAGGTGCGTGCGGTGCTCGCACCACGCGACATCCCGGTGATCATCGAGAGCGACGAGGAATGGCTGATCAGGGCCGCGGACGGCGGCATCAGCACGAGCCGTGTGCGGCTGATCGGCGGCGACCCGCAAACCGGTGCAGCCGCCGCGGCCACCGCTTTCGCCCACGCCCTTCGCGGCAGCCCGGACATCGCCGTGTACGCCCATCCGGTCACCCAGTCCGGACGGGTGGAGCTGCTTCCGTTCCTGCGGGAACAGGCCATCTCGATCACCGCGCACAGGTTCGGCAACCCGAGCACCCTCACGGACGAGGTGATCTAG
- a CDS encoding 3-oxoacyl-ACP synthase III, which yields MHRNVALLSVATTIAPRITTSDEIDVRLQPALKRLRLPKGLLQRVAGVHERRNWAEGQAFDDAAVSAGKRALAQAGIDPSEVGLMINTSVTRKHLEPSVAVRIHHGLGLPSSATNFDIANACLGFVNGMTLAAQLIDSGQIKYAVIIDGEDADEIQTNTIERLSRPDIGRKDFMSEFASLTLGSGAAAAVLGRADAHPEGHRILGGVTRAATQFNDLCVGSVDGMFTDAKALLKGGMELVVSAWTEAKRDWSWSNMDRYILHQVSDVHTNAIVKATGLDRTRVPLTYPGYGNVGPASIPITLSEEADRLVPGDRVLLMGVGSGLNTAMMEIQW from the coding sequence ATGCACCGCAATGTCGCGTTGTTGTCGGTCGCCACGACCATCGCACCCCGAATCACGACCTCTGACGAGATCGACGTTCGCCTGCAGCCGGCGCTGAAGCGCCTGCGCCTGCCCAAGGGGCTGCTGCAGCGTGTCGCCGGAGTGCACGAACGGCGCAACTGGGCCGAAGGCCAGGCTTTCGACGACGCAGCCGTGTCCGCGGGCAAGCGCGCCCTCGCCCAGGCCGGGATCGACCCCAGCGAGGTGGGGCTGATGATCAACACCTCGGTCACCCGCAAGCACCTCGAGCCGTCCGTCGCCGTACGCATCCACCACGGTCTCGGCCTGCCGTCGTCGGCCACGAACTTCGACATCGCCAACGCCTGTCTGGGCTTCGTGAACGGGATGACCTTGGCGGCCCAGCTGATCGACTCCGGCCAGATCAAATATGCGGTGATCATCGACGGTGAGGACGCCGACGAGATCCAGACCAACACCATCGAGCGCCTCAGCCGTCCCGACATCGGACGCAAGGATTTCATGAGCGAGTTCGCCAGCCTCACCCTGGGCTCCGGTGCCGCCGCAGCCGTGCTCGGCCGGGCCGACGCGCACCCGGAGGGGCACCGGATCCTCGGCGGCGTGACGCGGGCGGCCACCCAGTTCAACGACCTCTGCGTCGGCAGTGTCGACGGCATGTTCACCGACGCCAAGGCGCTGCTCAAGGGCGGCATGGAACTTGTCGTGTCGGCCTGGACCGAAGCCAAGCGCGACTGGAGCTGGTCGAACATGGACCGCTACATCCTGCACCAAGTGTCGGATGTGCACACCAACGCCATCGTCAAGGCCACCGGCCTCGACCGGACTCGGGTGCCGCTGACCTACCCCGGTTACGGCAATGTCGGGCCCGCATCGATCCCGATCACGCTCTCCGAGGAAGCCGACCGGCTTGTGCCCGGCGACCGGGTCCTGCTGATGGGCGTCGGCTCCGGCCTCAACACCGCCATGATGGAGATCCAGTGGTGA
- a CDS encoding alpha/beta fold hydrolase, protein MSYRLPRPATALAPASVPPSGLPGLDPDWSRIVDVVESALDDGAAAGVSHAWHLLDNGDELAALGAEPVGTILCVHGNPTWSYLWRDLVAQASAAAAADRPAWRVIAVDQLDMGFSERTGVARPLARRVQDLDDLTRALGLSGPVVTFGHDWGGVVSLGWAVDHPELLAGVLLLNTAIHQSENEPIPAPLRLALARGVLTAGTVTTTAFLETTLALGHPALTAEIKNAYRAPYRTPARRGGIGGFVADIPVDAGHGSHAELDHIAESLPALTVPALMLWGPRDPIFSDRYLDDLSERMPHAAVHRFEGAGHLIAEDVDYAGAALGWLSASLVEPAPLVEPAPPVEPVETPPVEPVETPPVEPVPLVEPVETPPVEPAPLVEPVETPPVESTSQPLWHYLDELRDNDETALIDMAPRAGAGPRVVSWRLLSRRVREIAAGLHQIGVRHGDRVSLLVPPSADLTAVLYACVRLGAIVVVADAGLGLAGLTRAVRGARPDHVIGALPGLMAARALGWPGQKISVNRLPAASRRALGVSYALADLISLGRDEELPLPPEPGDVAAVLFTSGSTGPAKGVVYTHGQLSAVSLALHAQYGVGRGTGLVAGFAPFALLGPALGARSVTPDMDVTAPKTLTAAAVAAAVAAIDATVVFLSPAALANVVATQSELSPADRAALARVTSFLSAGAPVSEPLLASAAALMPGASAHTPYGMTEGLLMTDITLDGIREAARDDVARGPGGVCVGRPTATTRVRISALDETGAAVGELSEEPQVTGEIVVSAPHVKDHYDRLWLTDQAATRAVTAGERWHRTGDVGHVDAAGRLWVEGRLPHVITTADGVVTPVGAELAVSDLAGVDRAAAVGVGPAGSQQVVIVVETVPPASRVGLADPALAAQVRAVAGHPVAAVLVVPHLPTDIRHNSKIDRTRLARWANGILTGSRLTQP, encoded by the coding sequence GTGAGTTACCGGCTGCCGCGTCCCGCGACGGCCCTGGCTCCGGCGAGCGTTCCGCCGAGCGGCCTGCCGGGTCTCGACCCGGACTGGTCCCGGATCGTCGACGTGGTGGAGAGCGCTCTGGACGACGGCGCGGCGGCGGGCGTCAGCCACGCCTGGCACCTGCTCGACAACGGCGACGAGTTGGCCGCGCTCGGCGCCGAACCGGTGGGCACGATTCTCTGCGTGCACGGCAATCCCACCTGGTCCTACCTCTGGAGGGACCTCGTGGCCCAGGCCAGTGCCGCCGCGGCGGCCGACCGCCCCGCCTGGCGTGTCATCGCGGTCGACCAGCTCGACATGGGTTTCTCTGAGCGCACCGGCGTCGCCCGCCCTCTGGCCCGCCGGGTGCAGGATCTCGACGACCTCACCCGCGCGCTCGGCCTGTCCGGCCCCGTGGTCACCTTCGGCCATGACTGGGGCGGCGTCGTCTCCCTGGGCTGGGCCGTCGACCACCCCGAGCTTCTGGCCGGTGTGCTGCTGCTCAACACGGCCATCCACCAAAGCGAGAACGAACCCATCCCGGCACCGTTGCGCCTCGCGCTGGCCCGCGGTGTGCTCACCGCAGGCACCGTGACCACCACGGCGTTCCTGGAGACCACCCTCGCGCTCGGCCACCCGGCGCTGACGGCCGAGATCAAGAACGCCTACCGGGCGCCGTATCGCACGCCCGCCCGCCGCGGCGGTATCGGCGGCTTCGTCGCCGACATCCCCGTGGATGCGGGCCACGGAAGCCACGCGGAGCTCGACCACATCGCCGAATCCCTTCCCGCGCTCACTGTTCCCGCCCTGATGCTCTGGGGCCCGCGAGATCCGATCTTCAGCGACCGCTACCTCGACGACCTCAGCGAGCGGATGCCGCACGCCGCCGTGCACCGCTTCGAGGGTGCCGGACATCTCATCGCCGAGGACGTGGACTACGCCGGGGCCGCGCTCGGCTGGCTCTCTGCAAGCCTGGTCGAGCCGGCCCCGTTGGTCGAGCCGGCCCCGCCGGTCGAGCCTGTCGAGACCCCGCCGGTCGAGCCTGTCGAGACCCCGCCGGTCGAGCCTGTCCCGTTGGTCGAGCCTGTCGAGACCCCGCCGGTCGAGCCGGCCCCGTTGGTCGAGCCTGTCGAGACCCCGCCGGTCGAGAGCACGAGCCAACCCCTCTGGCACTACCTCGACGAACTGCGGGACAACGACGAGACCGCCCTCATCGATATGGCTCCCCGCGCCGGCGCCGGCCCCCGTGTCGTCAGCTGGCGGCTGCTCTCCCGGCGGGTCCGCGAGATCGCGGCCGGCCTGCACCAGATCGGCGTCCGCCACGGCGACCGGGTCTCCCTGCTCGTGCCGCCCAGCGCGGACCTCACCGCCGTGCTCTACGCCTGCGTCCGCCTCGGCGCGATCGTCGTGGTGGCCGACGCCGGCCTCGGACTCGCCGGCCTCACTCGTGCGGTCCGCGGTGCCCGCCCTGACCATGTCATCGGCGCGCTGCCCGGCCTGATGGCCGCCCGCGCACTCGGCTGGCCCGGTCAGAAGATCTCCGTCAACCGGCTTCCCGCCGCCAGCCGCCGGGCCCTCGGAGTCTCCTATGCCCTCGCCGACCTGATCTCGCTGGGCCGCGACGAGGAGCTTCCCCTGCCGCCCGAGCCCGGCGACGTCGCCGCAGTACTCTTCACCTCCGGCTCCACCGGACCCGCCAAGGGTGTCGTCTACACGCACGGCCAGCTGTCTGCCGTCAGCCTGGCGCTGCACGCGCAGTACGGTGTCGGCCGCGGCACCGGCCTGGTCGCCGGCTTCGCCCCGTTCGCGCTGCTCGGCCCGGCCCTCGGCGCCCGGTCGGTGACCCCGGACATGGACGTCACCGCGCCCAAGACGCTGACCGCCGCAGCGGTCGCTGCCGCCGTGGCCGCGATCGATGCCACCGTCGTGTTCCTCTCCCCGGCCGCACTGGCCAACGTCGTCGCCACTCAGAGCGAACTATCCCCGGCCGACCGCGCCGCCCTGGCCAGGGTGACCAGCTTCCTCTCGGCCGGCGCCCCCGTCTCTGAACCGCTGCTCGCCTCGGCCGCCGCCCTGATGCCCGGCGCCAGCGCTCACACGCCTTACGGAATGACCGAGGGCCTGCTGATGACCGATATCACTCTGGACGGCATCCGCGAAGCCGCCAGAGACGACGTGGCCCGCGGCCCCGGCGGCGTGTGCGTGGGCCGCCCCACCGCGACCACCCGGGTGCGGATCAGCGCCCTCGACGAGACCGGTGCCGCCGTCGGTGAGCTCTCCGAGGAGCCGCAGGTCACCGGCGAGATCGTGGTCTCCGCTCCGCACGTCAAGGACCACTACGACAGGCTCTGGCTCACCGACCAGGCCGCCACCCGCGCGGTCACCGCGGGTGAGCGCTGGCACCGCACCGGCGACGTCGGTCACGTCGATGCCGCCGGCCGGCTCTGGGTGGAGGGGCGCCTGCCGCACGTGATCACCACGGCAGACGGCGTGGTCACCCCGGTCGGCGCTGAGCTGGCCGTGTCCGACCTGGCCGGCGTCGACCGTGCCGCGGCGGTGGGTGTCGGGCCCGCCGGCAGCCAGCAGGTCGTCATCGTCGTCGAGACGGTTCCGCCGGCCAGCCGCGTCGGCCTGGCCGACCCCGCCCTGGCCGCTCAGGTGCGGGCCGTCGCCGGCCATCCGGTCGCGGCCGTGCTCGTGGTGCCGCACCTGCCCACCGACATCCGGCACAACTCCAAGATCGACCGCACCCGCCTGGCCCGCTGGGCCAACGGCATCCTCACCGGGTCGAGGCTCACCCAGCCATGA
- a CDS encoding NAD(P)-dependent oxidoreductase: MRVLVTGASGFLGRAVAAAIVAAGHEVRCFQRRPSGVTGATDALGSITDPADVAAAVAGVDAIVHLAAKVSLAGPSAEFDTVNVGGTHSLIAAARAAGVQRLVFVSSPSVAHSGASITGDDALPADPTQARGDYARTKAAAELLALAADSPELRVVAVRPHLVWGPGDTQLIARIVERARSGRLPLLGHGAALIDSTYIDNAASAIAAALERVDAVHGNVYVITNGEPRPVADLLGGICRAAGVPAPAWSVPAAVARAAGSVIEAAWRMFPGEDEPPMTRFLAEQLSTAHWFDQRRTRADLHWTPAVSLDEGFARLAEHYRSA; encoded by the coding sequence ATGAGGGTGCTCGTCACCGGCGCCAGCGGCTTCCTCGGCCGTGCCGTGGCGGCCGCGATCGTCGCCGCCGGCCATGAGGTGCGCTGCTTCCAACGCCGGCCCAGCGGTGTGACCGGCGCCACGGATGCCCTGGGTTCGATCACCGACCCGGCCGACGTGGCCGCCGCGGTTGCCGGGGTCGACGCCATCGTGCACCTCGCCGCCAAGGTCTCCTTGGCCGGGCCGTCCGCCGAGTTCGACACCGTGAACGTGGGCGGCACCCACAGCCTGATTGCCGCGGCGCGCGCGGCGGGGGTGCAGCGGCTGGTCTTCGTGTCGTCTCCGTCGGTGGCGCACTCCGGCGCATCCATCACGGGCGACGATGCGCTGCCCGCCGATCCCACACAGGCCCGCGGCGACTATGCCCGCACCAAGGCGGCCGCCGAACTTCTGGCGCTCGCCGCCGACTCCCCGGAGCTTCGGGTCGTCGCGGTGCGGCCGCACCTGGTCTGGGGCCCCGGCGACACCCAGCTCATCGCTCGCATCGTCGAGCGGGCCAGGTCCGGTCGGCTGCCGTTGCTCGGCCACGGCGCCGCCCTCATCGACTCCACCTACATCGACAACGCCGCCAGTGCCATCGCGGCCGCACTCGAACGGGTGGATGCCGTGCACGGCAACGTCTACGTCATCACCAACGGCGAACCTCGGCCGGTCGCCGATCTGCTCGGCGGGATCTGCCGAGCGGCCGGTGTTCCCGCTCCCGCCTGGAGCGTACCCGCCGCGGTCGCCCGCGCCGCCGGCTCCGTCATCGAGGCGGCCTGGCGGATGTTCCCGGGTGAGGACGAACCGCCGATGACCCGGTTCCTGGCCGAGCAACTCTCCACCGCGCACTGGTTCGACCAGCGCCGCACCCGCGCCGACCTGCACTGGACCCCGGCGGTCTCCCTCGACGAGGGCTTTGCCCGCCTCGCGGAGCACTACCGCAGCGCGTAA
- a CDS encoding YdeI/OmpD-associated family protein: MDFRTVIEQSGATATGIPVPDEVVAGLGPGKRHAITVTLNGHSYRSSVAPYRGKYMIALSAENRTKAGVAGGDEVDVTIELDDQPRTVDEPEALRVALAADPAARTAFDALSYSNQRRHVLAIEGAKSDATRQRRLDVVLAELQRA, translated from the coding sequence ATGGACTTTCGCACCGTGATCGAGCAATCCGGCGCCACGGCCACCGGGATCCCGGTGCCTGACGAGGTGGTCGCCGGCCTGGGCCCCGGCAAGCGGCACGCCATCACCGTCACCCTCAACGGGCACAGCTACCGCAGCTCGGTCGCTCCCTATCGCGGAAAGTACATGATCGCCCTGAGCGCCGAGAACCGTACGAAGGCCGGCGTGGCCGGAGGCGACGAGGTGGATGTGACGATCGAGCTGGACGATCAGCCGCGCACCGTCGACGAGCCGGAGGCTCTCCGTGTCGCGCTCGCCGCCGATCCGGCAGCGCGCACCGCTTTCGACGCGCTCTCGTACAGCAACCAACGCCGGCACGTGCTCGCCATCGAGGGTGCGAAGAGCGACGCCACCCGCCAGCGCCGGCTCGACGTCGTGTTGGCGGAGCTGCAAAGAGCCTGA
- a CDS encoding GntR family transcriptional regulator — MRLVVDPHSTTAPFEQIRMQVIEAVRTGTLAPGDKLPTVRRLAEDLGLAPNTVARSYRALEQDEVIETRGRLGSFVAATGNATHRQAQLAAVAYADRAKSLGVSPDEALTIVRAALGLPG; from the coding sequence ATGAGACTGGTCGTCGACCCGCACTCGACCACGGCCCCGTTCGAACAGATCCGGATGCAGGTGATCGAGGCCGTGCGCACGGGTACCCTCGCGCCCGGCGACAAACTGCCCACGGTGCGCCGGCTCGCCGAAGACCTGGGTCTGGCGCCGAACACTGTGGCGCGCAGCTATCGCGCCCTCGAGCAGGACGAGGTGATCGAGACCCGTGGGCGGCTCGGTTCGTTCGTCGCCGCCACCGGGAATGCGACGCACCGGCAGGCGCAGCTGGCCGCGGTGGCGTACGCCGATCGGGCCAAATCGCTCGGCGTGAGCCCGGACGAGGCACTGACGATCGTGCGCGCCGCGCTCGGACTGCCGGGCTGA
- a CDS encoding Lrp/AsnC family transcriptional regulator — translation MDNLDRGILDLLRQNARAGYGDIGSVVGLSASAVKRRVDRLVADKVIRGFTIQVDPSIDGMSTEAYVELFCRGTVAPDELLRILSGVPEVVDAGTVTGSADAIVHIRARDIPGLEAALEKVRLAPNVDHTRSAIVLTRLIHRSAE, via the coding sequence ATGGACAACCTCGATCGCGGCATCCTCGACCTCCTCCGCCAGAATGCCCGGGCGGGCTACGGCGACATCGGTTCCGTCGTCGGACTGTCAGCCTCGGCAGTAAAACGACGCGTTGACCGGCTTGTCGCCGACAAGGTCATCCGCGGTTTCACCATCCAGGTCGACCCGTCGATCGACGGGATGAGCACCGAGGCCTACGTGGAGCTGTTCTGCCGGGGCACCGTGGCGCCCGACGAACTGTTGCGCATCCTCTCCGGCGTGCCGGAGGTCGTCGACGCCGGCACCGTGACCGGCAGCGCCGACGCCATCGTGCACATCCGGGCCCGCGACATCCCGGGACTCGAGGCGGCGCTGGAGAAGGTGCGGCTGGCCCCGAACGTCGACCACACCCGCAGCGCGATCGTGCTCACCCGGCTGATCCACCGCAGCGCGGAGTAG